Genomic DNA from Streptacidiphilus rugosus AM-16:
CCAGGTGGGAGACGGCGGCCGCGTCCTCGCCGTCGACCAGGAAGCGCACCGGGTGGTTCTGGAAGACCCGGTACATCTTGTCCATCCCGGCCATCATGGTGCGCAGCGTCGCCAGCCCCTCGATGTGGCCGGCCAGCTGCTCGTCCATGACCATGTCGTCGGTGAACAGGTCGCACCAGGCGTCCCAGTCGCCCTTGTTCGCGTACTCGTAGTACTTGGTCAGCACGTCGCGCGCGTCCATAGCCATCGCCTCTCGCCTGTGGGGTTCGGGGTGTCGGTGTGGGATGTCCGTGGGGGAAGCCGGCGGTCAGTAGCGGATGCCGCCGGGGCGGAACGGGGCCCAGAACTGGCTGAAGGCCGCGGCGTCGTCGCCCATCAGGCCGTCGTGGCCCTCGACGATCCGGCCGTCGCGCCAGCGCATGAAGTGGAAGACGGTCACGTCCAGCCGGTCGTACGGGGACAGGCTGTCCTCCGGCGCGCCCGCACGCATGCCGTAGTTGTGGCAGACGTCGGCCGAGCAGTCCTCGCCGACCATGACCACCTCGCGGTCCATCCGGAAGCTGCCGCCGGTGAGCTTGCCCGCGGTCGCCATCATGTCCAGGAAGGCGTCGAGGCTCTCGTACCAGCCGGCCAGCGGGTGGTTGCCGGGGACCAGCCAGCGCAGGTCCTCGGCGTAGTACTCGGTGATCCTCTTCCGGTCGCCGCTGCCGAGCGCCTGGTAGGCCGCCTCGACGCGGGCACGGGTCACAGCTGTCATGGCAGAAGCCCCCTTCGGGTCCGGTCCGGGATCACAGCGAGCCCGAGCCGGGCATCGGGTCCAGGGCGTTGACGGCGTAGCTGCGGATCAGCGGCCCGTTCGGGCCGGCCACCACGGTCCAGGTCTGGTCGGCGTCGAAGCCGAGCCACTCGCTGCGGTCCGCCGGCGGGTTCCAGATCCGCGCCTGCCAGTTGACGAACACCCTGACCGTGACCGGCTGCCCGGCCGGGCCGCCGAGGTCGGGCTCGACCTTGGTGACGGTGTGCACCTCGTCGAAGAAACGATTCGTCACCGCCTCGTACCAGCGGGCGAAGCCCCGGTGGCCGATGAACGTGTCCTCGGGCACGCCGAACTCGAGCTCCGGGTGCAGGAATTCCAGCGTCTCGTCGAGCGGGACGTGGCGGTCCAGGGCGACGTACCAGGCGACCGCGAAGTCGTGGATCGACGCCTCGGTGAGCGCCTTGGGAGCCTCGGGCACGGCGGGCCTCCTTCGAGAGTGGGAACGGGTGGGTCAGATGCGGATGTCGACGTCGACCAGGAACGGGCCGGGGTGGTCGAGCATCCGGTCGGCGGCGGCAGCGGCCTCGCCCGGCTTCTCCAGACGCAGTCCCTCGGCGCCCAGCGCGCGGGCCAGACCGGCGAAGTCGAGCTCCGGGTGGGACAGGTCGAAGGAGGAGGGGAAGGGGTGCGCGGGGATGCCGCGCTCGCGCCAGTACTGGTCGATGTTGTCGTCCAGCAGCCGGTACTTGCGGTTGTTGCAGACCACGAACTTGGCGCCGACGCCGTGCCGGACCGCCGTCCACAGGGCCTGGTAGGTGTACATCGAGCCGCCGTCCCCGGCGAAGCCGATGACGGTGCGCTCCGGGTGCGCCAGCTTCGCGCCCACCGCGCCGGGCAGGCCCACGCCGAGCGAGCCGCCGCGGGTCAGGTGGTAGTCGCCCGGCCGCTCGGGCGGCAGGTAGCGGCTGACCAGCGGGGAGTTGGTCAGCGCCTCGTCGAAGACGACCAGGTCGCCCCCGGTCCGCTGGGCGATCCGGTGCAGGAACAGCTCGAACGCGCTCGCGTCCGGGCCGGGCTCGGCCGCCGGCTCGGCCTGCCGCTCGGCGACGCGGGCCGCCAGCCTGCGCTCGGCCGCCGTGCGCCGGTCCTGACTCATCCGTCCCCGCAGCGCCCCGGCCAGCGCGGCCAGGGTGGCCCGCGGGTCGGCGGCGATGCCGAGGTCGACCGGATGGTTCTTGGCGATCTCGTAGGTGTTCAGGTCGACGTGGACGATCCTGGCGTCCGACCGGAACGGCGAGACCAGCTCGGGGAAGACCTCGGGGAAGACGTAGGTGCCGACGATCAGCACCGCGTCCGCCTCGCGCACCAGTCCGGCGCTGTGCTCGCCGAACATGTGCCCGGTCATGCCGCGACGCAGCGGGTGCGAGGCGGGCAGGTTCACCTCGGAGGCGTCGACCTCCCACACGTCCGCGCCGAGCAGCTCGGCGACCCTGGCCAACTCGGCCTGGGCGCCCGCCAGGTGCACGCCGTCGCCGACCAGCAGCAGCGGCCGCTCGGCGTCCGCGAGCAGCTCGGCCGCCGCGCCGACGGCCGCCGGGGAGGGCAGGCTGTCGGTGCGGGGCACGACGGTGGGCAGCACCGGCTCCTCGTTGGGCGCGTCCAGGACGTCCATCGGCAGCGCGACGAAGACCGGGCCCTGCGGCGGGGTCAGCGCGATCTTGACCGCACGCCGGATGGTGCGCAGCAGGGAGGCCGGATCGGTCACCCTGGTCGCGTACTTGGTGACCGGCTTGGCCATGGCCACCAGGTCGCAGGCCATCTGCGCGTCCATCGCGTCGAACCGCACACCCGCGTCGCCGGCCACGACGAGCAGCGGGGTGTGTCCGCGCAGGGACTGGTAGAGCATGCCGATGCCGTTGCCCAGGCCGACGCCCGAGTGCAGCTGCAGCAGGGCCGCTCCGCCGGTGGCCCGTGCGTAGCCGTCGGCGATGCCGGCGGCCACCGTCTCCTGGAGGGAGAGGATGTAGCGGAATTCCGGGTCGAGGTCGGCGGCGTCCAGGAATCCCTGTTCCACGGTTCCCGGATTTCCGAACATGAGCCCGAGGCCGTCCGCCCGGAACTGCTCGATGAGTTTGAACTTTCCCGCCCTGGAGGCACTGGAAGTCATTTCCTCACCAGCCGTACCGGGTCAGTCCGCTCTCCAGGACCTCGACGATCTTCTGCCCGGTGAGGTAGGAGTCCGGCGTCGAACGTCCGGTGACGAACGGATAGTCGACGATCACCGAGACCGGGTGGCCGAAGTTGCCGTGGTAGGCGCCGTCGGGACCGGTCGCGTCGCGCAGGATGTACTCCAGCGGATACGGCGGCGGACCCATGACGAAATCGGTGCCGAGGAATCCGGTGCCGTCCTTGTAGTCGTACTCCTTGCAGTGCCCGGTGACGTGCTTGCCCCAGATGATGCTCTTCCTGTCGCTCCAGTCACGGGCGAAGGCCAGACAGGCGACCCCGTAGCACTCGGCCGCGACCACCTTCCCCGCCTGCCGGAAGGCCAGGATCAGGGCGTGCGCCCGCTCGTTGTTGGCGAGGTCCACGATCGGCCCGCTGCCGCCCACGATGAGCAGCGCGTCGTAGCCGGCGATGTCCTCGGCGATCTTGTCGAGGTCGCGGTGGTACTGCTCCAGCGCGGGCAGGTAGCCGGCGTCGCTCGTGTAGGGGCGCTCCGGCAGCCAGGAGCTGAGGTCGATCGGGTCGTCCAGGCGGGTGGACGCGTCGAACTCCCGGCCCAGCTTGGCGTTCTCGGCCGAGGTCACCGAGCGGCCCAGCGGCGGGTCGATGTAGTTCTCGTCGAGACTGGGCGGGAGCGCGTGCGCCCGCTTTCCGGTCGGGGTCGCGAAGACCACGTCGTAGCCGTGGTCGTCGAACTGGGAGACCGGGCCGATCAGTTCCTCGGCCCAGTAACCGTGCTCCGAAACCAAGACCAGAATTCTCTTGCTCATCGAGCCCTCCCACGGATTTCGCACCACGGATTTCAGGCCGTGGATTTGGCGGCTGAAGGCAGGACAGTCAACGCCGGGACAGTCGACCCGAAGGCGTCCCGGCCCCCACCTACGCTGCGCCGCATCGCGATTGCCGTCAAAGGGATCGGAGGCGACTTAGTGATGTGGCGTCATTCGATGATGTTCTAAGGGGACTTCACGAAGTATGAGCGATCGTCGGCGGATATCAGGGGGATCGGACCACGGTGTCAGCCGCCCGTCTATCCTTCGAAATCCAGGCGCACCCACCAGGAGGGCTGCATGAGCCGGGGATCGAGGGAGCCCGACCCGCCCGAGGGCGAACCCAAACCGGTCATCCTTGCCGTGGACGACGACCCACAGGTGCTCAGAGCGATCCGCCGCGACCTGCGCAGGGCGTATGCGGACCGGTACCGGATCCTCACCGTCGGCTCCAGCAAGGAGGCGATGCGCGCGCTCGACCAGTTGGACGAGCGGCGGCAGGAGCCTGCCCTGTTCCTGGTGGACCAGCGGATGCCGGAGATCACCGGCGTCCAGTTCCTGGTCGAGGCGCTGGCCAGGTTCCCCGGCTCGCGCCGGGTGCTGCTGACGGCCTACGCCGAGTTGGAGACCGCGCTCACCGGGATCAACCACTCCCATCTCGACCACTACCTGCTCAAGCCCTGGGGCCCACCGGAGGAACTGCTCTACCCGGTCCTCGACCGGCTGCTCGACGAGTGGTCGACCGGC
This window encodes:
- a CDS encoding nuclear transport factor 2 family protein; translated protein: MAMDARDVLTKYYEYANKGDWDAWCDLFTDDMVMDEQLAGHIEGLATLRTMMAGMDKMYRVFQNHPVRFLVDGEDAAAVSHLVAESLSGKPVEAEVMNYFRIVGGKIAYMANYHDTVPFQVLSQV
- a CDS encoding nuclear transport factor 2 family protein codes for the protein MTAVTRARVEAAYQALGSGDRKRITEYYAEDLRWLVPGNHPLAGWYESLDAFLDMMATAGKLTGGSFRMDREVVMVGEDCSADVCHNYGMRAGAPEDSLSPYDRLDVTVFHFMRWRDGRIVEGHDGLMGDDAAAFSQFWAPFRPGGIRY
- a CDS encoding type 1 glutamine amidotransferase domain-containing protein, with product MSKRILVLVSEHGYWAEELIGPVSQFDDHGYDVVFATPTGKRAHALPPSLDENYIDPPLGRSVTSAENAKLGREFDASTRLDDPIDLSSWLPERPYTSDAGYLPALEQYHRDLDKIAEDIAGYDALLIVGGSGPIVDLANNERAHALILAFRQAGKVVAAECYGVACLAFARDWSDRKSIIWGKHVTGHCKEYDYKDGTGFLGTDFVMGPPPYPLEYILRDATGPDGAYHGNFGHPVSVIVDYPFVTGRSTPDSYLTGQKIVEVLESGLTRYGW
- a CDS encoding thiamine pyrophosphate-binding protein; its protein translation is MTSSASRAGKFKLIEQFRADGLGLMFGNPGTVEQGFLDAADLDPEFRYILSLQETVAAGIADGYARATGGAALLQLHSGVGLGNGIGMLYQSLRGHTPLLVVAGDAGVRFDAMDAQMACDLVAMAKPVTKYATRVTDPASLLRTIRRAVKIALTPPQGPVFVALPMDVLDAPNEEPVLPTVVPRTDSLPSPAAVGAAAELLADAERPLLLVGDGVHLAGAQAELARVAELLGADVWEVDASEVNLPASHPLRRGMTGHMFGEHSAGLVREADAVLIVGTYVFPEVFPELVSPFRSDARIVHVDLNTYEIAKNHPVDLGIAADPRATLAALAGALRGRMSQDRRTAAERRLAARVAERQAEPAAEPGPDASAFELFLHRIAQRTGGDLVVFDEALTNSPLVSRYLPPERPGDYHLTRGGSLGVGLPGAVGAKLAHPERTVIGFAGDGGSMYTYQALWTAVRHGVGAKFVVCNNRKYRLLDDNIDQYWRERGIPAHPFPSSFDLSHPELDFAGLARALGAEGLRLEKPGEAAAAADRMLDHPGPFLVDVDIRI